The sequence AGTGTTTTAAGACTGAAGTGATTGTGTATTGTGTTTGGAAGAAGGATAGGATGAAAGGGGTATTTTATAGGAATGATTGGTGGAATGAGATTGGCCTGAGTAGGTTTTGGAGCTGATAAACTACCTTAACAAACTTTTATGGAAAaagggtattttttttttgaagtaggTGGAGATGACATCTATGGACCCCATATTTGACTTGGGTTTTTTCTGACCTGGTGAGTTTTGATACGTTTTAAAGTGATGTTGTGTCACTTTGTGGCTGGTCAAGAGCTCATGTCGGTACCCCTTAATAATTCATCAACCTAAGCCGAGGGCTCAAAGTCTTGGGGGTTGATATAAAGGTACATGTATGTAAGTGATCCAAAAACACAGAACTAGTTTTGTtgttcttaattaattataatttatattaattattacgcaCTAGAAGATCCTTATTGCGGCTGTGGTATAGCCATAGTGACGAAGTTAGAAATTTAGTTGAGTGAGGgttgaataaatattaagtcaaaattaataaaaataatgataaatgtatctttcaaattttcatcttcaacaaaataaaataatactattgacaaaaataaaataaaatattgtcaatggtattaatttattttttaataaagtattattttttttattatttgtattggacTATTTTTAAAATGGGCTTGATTAGAATAAGAGTAAGCTCATGAATCATGATTAAGATATTGAGTGAGGGCTTTTGTGAATTGGACTTTAATAAATTGAGCAaagtgaattaatatatgtatatatctacatattaaaaatttgatgtttatatttgagtgagggctttaGCCCACATATGGGCTAAAGTCTCTCCGTCCCTGTAGCCATGTAATCACTTAAGGCTGCGAACTGAGAATAGATGACATGTGTTTGAAGTTTGGTTATCTGAAAATCGTACTTGGCATTTCTCATTGAGATTCATCCTTAAAACGTATGCAAATCAAGATATTGGCAATATTAATTGACCATGATTATTTTTCCCACCTTCAAAAATTGGCACGTTCCAACTTACAACATCATATGATATCCATATGTTAAGGGCTACTATTCTAGTTTACCAATGTttgaaactaaaaataaattatattagtaaATTTCTCTTATATAAACAAGTTCACTTAACACACTATTGTCACCAGTACTTCTAGCCAAATAGAACTTTAATTGGTATTGAAGTTCTAAGGCAAAATGATTTCCAAAGTGACTAACATGGCTCTTGTAGTGCTGGTCCTAGTGACCATGCTTTGGGCAAGGACAATGGCTCAACAGAGCTGCACCAATGTGCTGATTAGCATGGCTCCTTGCCTGAACTATGTCACTGGTAGCTCGTCGACCCCATCGTCTTCTTGCTGCTCGCAACTCGCTAGCGTTGTCCAGAAACAGCCTCGGTGCCTCTGCATGGCGCTCAATGGCGGTGGGGCCTCATTGGGTGTTAACATCAACCAGACACTTGCTCTTGCACTCCCTGCTGCTTGCAATGTGGAAACTCCCCCCGTTAGTAAATGTAATGGTAAATTTTGAAACATAATCAACTCAAAATTATTAgtactactactactaataGAGCTTGTAATAACTTAAACTTTGTGCTATTGGAACAGGTGGAACACTGGCTCCTATTGGTTCCCCTGATGGTTCACCAGGTAACACTTAAAATTTGGACTAGTTAATTATCAATTAGTTAGGTAATTTGCAAAGACTAACAGAATTTAATGTTGTCTATACGAATGAATGGGTGCATGCTATTTAACTCCTTACGTCAACTGTATGTTTCGTCTATAACTGATCTTTATTAGCTCAAGTTGTTATGTAGTTTCAAATCATGTCTTAATTATGTACCTAAAAAACGGTTATTTTAACTTGTACAGTTCAACCAAATTAGTAGCGGAGCCAGAAATTTAAACTaaatgagaaaaacaaaaaatacaaatactGAAATGGGACAAATTTATAATATGTTGCCTACACTTGAGCGGATGTGGACTGAAGAATGAATTGTAGTGATtgaatattatttgttttttctaCCTTCAGTCTTTCATCTAACAGTAACTTACATGTTTTGATCGATGTTTTTTCGTACATAGATGGAATAGTGTATACAACTCCATAGTCAtagataatttaatttttttactatgGTGAATAAAATTGTACAGAGGTATTGTTGTgtcttattaataatatataatggtCCCAAAAGAATTTGTCATGAGTTATTAGCTATACCTATGAACAATAACATATTTTCAATTCACTTTTAGGCAATAGGAGAAAGAGTGAGTCccccaaaaataaaacaaaaggaGTGACTGTAGTACATAATCACCTCTTAATTCTTATTATCTTGACTTAGTTTATCTTGAAGACATGGTCAAACTGAGTACTAATCCCATAATGCAAAATCATTCAGTCATGTAATTTTCTATTATtacgaaataattttttttgggtgATTTTTGTTACTTTAGGTTTGATCTAAAAGAGATTAATACATGTTTACAATTAGTATTTTATATTTCGAAACTGTATTAACTTGTCCTCATGAATTTTaaagtaaaatttaattatttaattatatattactaaaaaaagtTTTATGTACTAAATATGTTTTTCGAGTAAATGCAAATgagtatatatacataaataaatattgacaCACATGCATTACTAATAATTTAGAAGAGACTGGTTAGAATTTGTACTAAATACATAGGTATGAACAATAGTCAtgaaaatagatatggttattTTTATCTCTCTTTTACAATGGTATTTTGAATAGGGTGTCAGAGtatattagatatatatattatgtaaaatGTAAAATCATATCTCCatttatcaaagaaaaaaaagggtCATTTCGCCAGTAATGTGTATTTTAATGGAATTATTTAACAGGTACATCAGAAATGAGTGGGGGGAGCTCTTCGAGTGAAATGAAGCTTAGTCTTAATTTTACTCTTCTAGTGGTGCTTATAGCAACCTATGCTTCTTCTACttacagcagcagcagcagcttcTGATGAGAATTAGTTGGATCTTGGAATTGTACTACTGTGTGTGTGGTGTGGCCTATCCTAttactttattttctactttaaatTATATGTTGTCATCTGGATCTACTTATATCTAAGTATTGGtcttgtttaatttctgttttgtGTGAGATAGGTTTCTTTAATTAATGTACTCAAATATTCTCACTAGAGATATACGTATCAATGTaatcaataaaataaagatTTCCTTACATATATACTTGTGATGGTCAACCattggattttttttctttttttctacaCTCGTTTGTCATCCTCATATGTTAAATTTGCAGTAATAATTCAACGTATTTGCTTTACCGTTTTAAAATAGAGATTTTCGTGTTTGGAAGCTAAACAAAATAAACGTGATTAGTacttatttaaaacaaaatgaaaatttGTTGTAGGAGGGGAATGATTTAAgggttattttttaaatttttttgaatggtAGGGAAATTTGTTGGAAGTTTTTGACACGATGATAAAGTTGTAAATTTCTCGCATGAAGATTCAAAaagttataaaaattaaaaaccttATTGTGTTGAAATCTAATTTCAATCAACACATTTCataaacttataaacaaaaaaccTTATTGGacacaataaattattaaagtttcttaaaaatttattaagagtacacaataattataatatacataGACATATAAAAAAAGGGATAATTATAaggtactattttttttttgtaaaaaaattatatttttatatttaatttttttttttcacatttttacagttttttataaaaataatacgaaaaataataaaaaaaattacataaaaataatatgaaaatgacatttaaataacattaaaaaaacaacaaaaaataatatacagataataaaaaattaataacaaattaacaaaaatacaacataaaaatactgtatttttttataaataaaataaaaaaaatcgtcaaaatatttctaattccgtgaaactacatttttttttttttgtaatttttttattatttttgtgtatttgtgaaataattcctaaaaaaattataattataacttata is a genomic window of Cannabis sativa cultivar Pink pepper isolate KNU-18-1 chromosome 9, ASM2916894v1, whole genome shotgun sequence containing:
- the LOC115721894 gene encoding non-specific lipid transfer protein GPI-anchored 5-like isoform X4 — translated: MISKVTNMALVVLVLVTMLWARTMAQQSCTNVLISMAPCLNYVTGSSSTPSSSCCSQLASVVQKQPRCLCMALNGGGASLGVNINQTLALALPAACNVETPPVSKCGTLAPIGSPDGSPEMSGGSSSSEMKLSLNFTLLVVLIATYASSTYSSSSSF
- the LOC115721894 gene encoding non-specific lipid transfer protein GPI-anchored 5-like isoform X1, with translation MISKVTNMALVVLVLVTMLWARTMAQQSCTNVLISMAPCLNYVTGSSSTPSSSCCSQLASVVQKQPRCLCMALNGGGASLGVNINQTLALALPAACNVETPPVSKCNGGTLAPIGSPDGSPGTSEMSGGSSSSEMKLSLNFTLLVVLIATYASSTYSSSSSF
- the LOC115721894 gene encoding non-specific lipid transfer protein GPI-anchored 5-like isoform X2, yielding MISKVTNMALVVLVLVTMLWARTMAQQSCTNVLISMAPCLNYVTGSSSTPSSSCCSQLASVVQKQPRCLCMALNGGGASLGVNINQTLALALPAACNVETPPVSKCGTLAPIGSPDGSPGTSEMSGGSSSSEMKLSLNFTLLVVLIATYASSTYSSSSSF
- the LOC115721894 gene encoding non-specific lipid transfer protein GPI-anchored 5-like isoform X3, translating into MISKVTNMALVVLVLVTMLWARTMAQQSCTNVLISMAPCLNYVTGSSSTPSSSCCSQLASVVQKQPRCLCMALNGGGASLGVNINQTLALALPAACNVETPPVSKCNGGTLAPIGSPDGSPEMSGGSSSSEMKLSLNFTLLVVLIATYASSTYSSSSSF